Proteins co-encoded in one Arachis hypogaea cultivar Tifrunner chromosome 13, arahy.Tifrunner.gnm2.J5K5, whole genome shotgun sequence genomic window:
- the LOC112737758 gene encoding transmembrane 9 superfamily member 12, translating to MGFVRKPLICWVFVSMVVFAAQLSNCFYLPGSYMHTYVNGDKIYAKVNSLTSIETELPFSYYSLPYCKPLGGIKKSAENLGELLMGDQIDNSPYRFQMNVNETIYLCTTTPLNEHEVKLLKQRTRDLYQVNMILDNLPVMRFAVQNGVKIQWTGFPVGYTPPGSNDDYIINHLKFTILVHEYEGSNAEIIGTGEEGLGVISESEKKKASGYEIVGFQVSPCSIKYDPDVMTKLHMYDNTNPITCPSELEKYQVIREQERISFTYEVEFVKSDIRWPSRWDAYLKMEGSRVHWFSIMNSLMVIFFLAGIVFVIFLRTVRRDLTRYEELDKEAQAQMNEELSGWKLVVGDVFREPNCSKLLCVMVGDGVQILGMGGVTIVFAALGFMSPASRGMLLTGMIVLFLILGIAAGYVSVRLWRTIKGTSEGWRSVSWSAACFFPGIAFIILTVLNFILWGSSSTGAIPISLYFELFFLWFCISVPLTMIGGFMGTRAEAIEYPVRTNQIPREIPARKYPSWLLVLGAGTLPFGTLFIELFFILSSIWLGRFYYVFGFLLVVLLLLVIVCAEVSVVLTYMHLCVEDWQWWWKAFFASGSVSLYVFLYSINYLVFDLQSLSGPVSATLYLGYSLLMAVAIMLATGTIGFLMSFYFVHYLFSSVKID from the coding sequence ATGGGGTTTGTAAGAAAGCCGTTGATCTGCTGGGTTTTCGTTTCCATGGTTGTCTTTGCTGCTCAGCTTAGCAATTGTTTCTATCTGCCTGGAAGTTACATGCACACATATGTAAATGGAGATAAAATATACGCCAAAGTGAATTCGCTGACCTCGATTGAAACTGAGCTTCCATTCAGCTATTACAGCCTTCCATACTGCAAGCCGCTTGGTGGCATAAAGAAGAGTGCTGAGAATCTCGGAGAGCTCCTTATGGGGGATCAGATTGATAACTCGCCCTACCGGTTCCAAATGAATGTTAACGAGACAATCTACCTCTGTACAACAACCCCTCTGAACGAGCATGAGGTTAAGCTACTTAAACAGAGAACTCGGGATCTGTACCAAGTGAATATGATCCTTGATAACCTCCCGGTTATGCGGTTTGCTGTTCAAAATGGGGTTAAGATCCAGTGGACAGGGTTCCCCGTTGGGTATACACCCCCTGGTAGCAATGATGACTACATCATCAACCACCTGAAGTTTACAATTTTGGTTCATGAATATGAAGGAAGCAATGCTGAGATTATAGGGACCGGAGAGGAAGGATTGGGGGTTATTTCTGAATCCGAGAAGAAGAAAGCATCTGGATATGAAATAGTTGGCTTTCAGGTTTCCCCTTGCAGTATTAAGTATGATCCTGATGTCATGACAAAACTCCACATGTATGATAATACCAATCCTATAACCTGCCCAAGTGAGCTTGAAAAGTATCAAGTAATAAGAGAGCAAGAAAGGATATCATTCACATATGAGGTTGAATTCGTGAAAAGTGATATAAGATGGCCGTCCCGTTGGGATGCTTACTTGAAGATGGAAGGTTCCAGAGTTCATTGGTTTTCAATCATGAATTCGCTTATGGTTATCTTTTTCCTTGCTGGTATTGTCTTTGTTATTTTCTTGAGGACTGTGCGAAGGGACTTGACAAGGTATGAGGAACTTGATAAAGAGGCACAAGCTCAGATGAATGAGGAGCTCTCGGGATGGAAACTTGTTGTGGGAGATGTTTTCAGGGAGCCTAATTGCTCAAAGCTTCTGTGTGTCATGGTTGGAGATGGAGTTCAAATTCTTGGAATGGGTGGTGTGACCATTGTTTTTGCAGCCCTTGGTTTTATGTCACCAGCCTCCCGCGGTATGTTACTAACAGGAATGATTGTTTTATTTCTTATCCTTGGGATTGCTGCCGGTTATGTTAGTGTTCGGCTCTGGAGGACCATTAAGGGAACCTCGGAGGGATGGAGATCTGTTTCCTGGTCTGCAGCTTGTTTCTTTCCCGGAATCGCTTTCATCATTCTTACAGTACTGAATTTTATTTTGTGGGGGAGCAGCAGTACTGGTGCGATTCCCATTTCCTTGTATTTTGAGCTGTTCTTTCTTTGGTTCTGTATTTCAGTACCACTTACCATGATTGGAGGATTTATGGGGACAAGAGCAGAGGCAATCGAATATCCTGTGCGTACTAATCAAATTCCAAGGGAAATTCCCGCCCGTAAATATCCATCATGGCTTCTGGTTCTTGGTGCCGGAACTCTTCCATTTGGAACCCTCTTCATTGAGCTTTTCTTTATCCTTTCCAGTATCTGGCTTGGGAGGTTCTATTATGTATTTGGTTTCCTGCTGGTTGTTCTTCTACTGCTGGTTATCGTTTGTGCAGAAGTATCGGTTGTCCTCACCTATATGCACCTGTGTGTGGAAGATTGGCAGTGGTGGTGGAAGGCATTCTTTGCTTCGGGTTCTGTTTCACTATATGTCTTCTTGTACTCAATTAACTACTTGGTTTTTGACCTGCAGAGTTTGAGTGGACCAGTCTCAGCTACACTTTACCTCGGCTATTCACTACTCATGGCGGTGGCGATTATGTTGGCCACCGGGACCATTGGCTTCCTTATGTCATTCTACTTTGTGCATTACTTGTTCTCGTCCGTAAAGATAGATTGA